A stretch of Carnobacteriaceae bacterium zg-C25 DNA encodes these proteins:
- a CDS encoding CPBP family intramembrane metalloprotease, translating into MAKRRFVGLSIIALYILGLEMFGNMAFHSFGFREDVAILFASSAVVFCIVALLKATHLELFNFRKVKIKNMLLAIGMGYALTIVANLIMQLLPKVVMRNQASVEQLLQGSTLLNGAMIVIVVVPFLEEIVFRGVFLNLLLPKHPVIAIVLSSVLFAFAHSGTTFTEFVTYFLPGMILGFLAYYFKGIEYSYGYHAFTNALGFVVIAGLVG; encoded by the coding sequence ATGGCAAAAAGAAGATTTGTAGGACTAAGTATTATTGCGCTTTATATTTTAGGTTTAGAAATGTTTGGGAACATGGCATTTCACTCGTTTGGCTTTAGGGAAGATGTAGCTATTTTGTTTGCATCAAGTGCGGTAGTATTCTGTATTGTTGCCCTTTTAAAAGCAACTCATCTGGAGTTATTCAATTTTAGAAAAGTAAAAATAAAAAATATGTTGCTAGCAATTGGAATGGGGTACGCCTTAACGATTGTTGCCAATCTCATTATGCAATTATTGCCGAAAGTGGTGATGCGTAATCAAGCGTCAGTTGAACAATTATTACAAGGGTCAACTTTGTTAAACGGGGCAATGATTGTCATTGTTGTTGTGCCATTTTTAGAAGAAATTGTTTTTCGCGGGGTGTTTTTAAATTTATTGTTACCAAAACATCCTGTCATTGCCATTGTTTTATCTAGTGTACTTTTTGCTTTTGCGCACAGTGGAACGACTTTTACAGAGTTTGTGACCTATTTTTTACCAGGCATGATTTTAGGTTTTCTTGCATATTATTTTAAAGGGATTGAATATTCGTATGGGTATCATGCTTTTACAAATGCGTTAGGCTTTGTGGTAATCGCAGGTTTAGTCGGATAA
- a CDS encoding GNAT family N-acetyltransferase — MTIRHATLDDISSIYPLIRIIWEDMSHPLLTLLDDATFKHTMCDLMRRDESKFSYRNALVYEINHRIVGVLYGYDGHKEPAYDKQLIDYIRKRFPNVDTTPLHMERESCDDEWYLDSLVVAPQHRSQGIAKAFFNYLHANASQSIIGLNCEYGNDNAFALYQKMGYKNVCSTTFLGHTYRHMQRTSVSFN, encoded by the coding sequence ATGACCATTCGACACGCCACTTTAGACGACATTTCTAGCATCTACCCACTCATTCGCATAATTTGGGAAGATATGTCACACCCACTACTCACACTTTTAGACGATGCAACATTCAAACACACCATGTGCGATTTAATGCGACGCGACGAGAGTAAATTCTCATATCGTAACGCACTCGTCTACGAAATCAATCATCGGATTGTTGGGGTGTTGTATGGCTATGACGGACATAAAGAGCCTGCGTACGATAAACAACTCATCGATTATATTCGCAAACGTTTCCCGAATGTAGACACCACACCATTACACATGGAACGTGAAAGTTGTGATGATGAATGGTATTTAGATAGTTTAGTGGTCGCTCCACAACATCGTAGTCAAGGCATCGCTAAAGCTTTTTTCAATTATTTGCACGCTAATGCCTCACAATCCATCATCGGATTAAATTGTGAATACGGTAACGATAACGCTTTTGCACTCTATCAAAAAATGGGCTACAAAAACGTCTGTTCTACAACATTTTTAGGCCACACCTATCGACATATGCAACGAACAAGCGTATCATTTAATTAA
- the clpB gene encoding ATP-dependent chaperone ClpB: MNIEKLTTTMQESLAQAQQIAIVRQHQEIGIAHLWKVFLTQGHFVRGLYEELGVHLTDLEGVVDKQLDSIPVVSGNNMRYGEAMSASLFQLFAHANEIAKTFGDEFLSTEVFLLAIYELKNDAITMHLQQSHLTKEMLQERIETLRGGQKVMSQNQEQQYEALKKYGVDLTQAVREGKMDPVIGRDEEIRDVIRILSRKTKNNPVLIGEPGVGKTAIVEGLAQRIVRRDVPENLKDKTLMSLDMGALIAGAKYRGEFEERLKAVLKEVQQADGQIILFIDEMHTIVGAGKTEGSMDAGNLLKPMLARGELRCIGATTLDEYRENVEKDKALERRFQKVMVNEPTVEDTISILRGLKERFEIHHGVNIHDNALVSAAVLSNRYITDRFLPDKAIDLVDEACATIRVELNSMPTELDQATRRLMQLEIEEEALKKETDDASQKRLVTLREELANLREASTALKLQWETEKESLSELSNKRQELERAKHDLETAEGDYDLEKAARLRHGLIPELEAQLKVLESRSLNNDTERLTQEAVTSEQIAQVVGRLTGIPVTRLVQGEREKLLQLSSRLHERVIGQDDAVQRVSDAVLRSRAGLQDPNKPIGSFLFLGPTGVGKTELAKALAQQLFDSDTHMVRIDMSEYMEKHTVSRLVGAPPGYIGYEEGGQLTEAVRRSPYTIVLLDEIEKAHPDVFNILLQVLDDGRLTDSKGRTVDFKNTVLIMTSNIGSHLLLDGLDSSGQLTQVSQDGVNALLKAQFKPEFLNRIDDIVMFTPLSEQFVKSIVHKLVADLNKRLQQQNLLLQLSDEVVDWIVDNGYDVAYGARPLKRFMTHHIETPLAREVIAGRISSQATIQGYLENGEIAFKVIA; this comes from the coding sequence ATGAATATAGAAAAATTAACAACGACAATGCAAGAATCCCTTGCCCAAGCGCAACAAATCGCGATTGTACGGCAACATCAAGAAATCGGGATTGCGCATTTATGGAAAGTATTTTTAACGCAAGGGCATTTTGTGCGTGGGTTATACGAAGAGTTGGGTGTTCATTTAACCGATTTAGAAGGCGTTGTCGATAAACAATTAGATAGTATTCCCGTAGTGAGCGGAAACAATATGCGGTATGGAGAAGCAATGAGTGCGTCGTTATTCCAATTGTTTGCTCATGCCAATGAAATTGCCAAAACATTCGGCGATGAATTTTTATCCACTGAAGTGTTTTTATTGGCGATATATGAACTGAAAAATGATGCGATAACCATGCATTTGCAACAATCACACCTAACAAAAGAGATGTTGCAAGAACGGATTGAAACGTTAAGAGGAGGGCAAAAAGTGATGTCACAAAATCAAGAACAACAGTATGAAGCGTTGAAAAAATATGGTGTCGATTTAACGCAAGCGGTGCGTGAAGGTAAAATGGATCCTGTTATTGGGCGCGATGAAGAAATTCGAGATGTGATTCGCATTTTGTCGCGAAAAACAAAAAATAACCCCGTATTAATTGGTGAGCCGGGTGTCGGTAAAACGGCTATTGTGGAAGGGTTAGCGCAACGTATTGTGCGTCGCGATGTGCCTGAAAATTTAAAAGATAAAACGTTGATGTCGCTAGATATGGGTGCTTTAATTGCGGGGGCAAAATATCGTGGTGAGTTTGAAGAACGTTTAAAAGCGGTGTTAAAAGAAGTGCAACAAGCTGATGGACAAATTATTTTGTTCATTGATGAGATGCATACCATTGTTGGTGCGGGTAAAACGGAAGGTAGCATGGACGCCGGAAACTTATTAAAACCGATGCTTGCACGTGGCGAGTTACGTTGTATTGGTGCGACGACATTAGATGAGTACCGCGAAAATGTTGAAAAAGATAAAGCGTTAGAACGTCGTTTCCAAAAGGTAATGGTCAACGAGCCAACCGTTGAAGATACGATTAGTATTTTACGTGGGTTAAAAGAGCGTTTTGAAATTCATCACGGGGTGAATATTCATGATAATGCGCTAGTGAGTGCGGCGGTGTTGTCCAACCGCTATATTACGGATCGATTTTTGCCGGATAAAGCGATTGATTTGGTTGATGAAGCGTGTGCGACGATTCGTGTGGAATTAAATTCGATGCCAACGGAATTAGATCAGGCAACACGTCGTTTAATGCAGTTAGAAATTGAAGAAGAAGCGTTGAAAAAAGAAACAGATGACGCGTCACAAAAACGATTAGTGACGTTACGTGAAGAATTAGCAAATTTACGTGAAGCTAGTACGGCGTTGAAATTGCAATGGGAAACAGAAAAAGAATCTTTAAGTGAATTGAGTAATAAACGTCAAGAATTAGAACGTGCTAAACATGATCTGGAAACGGCTGAAGGCGACTACGATTTAGAAAAAGCAGCCCGTTTACGTCACGGTTTAATTCCAGAATTAGAAGCGCAATTGAAAGTGTTAGAAAGTCGTTCATTAAACAATGACACCGAACGTTTAACACAAGAGGCGGTAACATCTGAACAAATTGCACAAGTCGTTGGTCGATTAACCGGTATTCCCGTAACACGTTTAGTACAAGGTGAACGCGAAAAATTATTACAACTATCTTCACGTTTACATGAACGTGTGATTGGTCAAGATGATGCGGTTCAACGTGTGAGTGATGCGGTGTTGCGTTCTCGTGCTGGATTACAAGATCCAAATAAACCGATTGGCTCATTCCTATTTTTAGGACCAACGGGTGTTGGTAAAACAGAGTTGGCTAAAGCGTTAGCGCAACAACTATTTGATAGCGACACACATATGGTTCGCATTGATATGAGTGAGTACATGGAAAAACATACGGTTTCTCGTTTAGTGGGAGCTCCTCCGGGGTATATTGGCTACGAAGAAGGTGGGCAATTAACCGAAGCGGTGCGTCGTAGTCCGTATACGATTGTGTTACTAGATGAAATTGAAAAAGCGCATCCCGATGTGTTTAATATTTTATTGCAAGTGCTTGATGATGGGCGCTTAACCGATTCTAAAGGACGTACGGTTGATTTTAAAAATACGGTGTTGATCATGACAAGTAATATTGGTTCGCATTTGTTGTTAGACGGATTGGATAGTAGTGGTCAATTGACACAAGTATCACAAGATGGTGTGAATGCACTATTAAAAGCACAGTTTAAACCAGAGTTTTTAAACCGTATTGATGACATTGTGATGTTTACACCGTTAAGTGAGCAATTTGTAAAAAGCATTGTGCATAAATTGGTAGCTGATTTAAACAAACGGTTACAACAACAAAATCTACTGTTGCAATTGAGTGATGAGGTGGTAGATTGGATTGTTGACAATGGATACGATGTCGCCTATGGTGCGCGTCCATTAAAACGCTTTATGACACATCATATTGAAACACCTTTAGCCCGTGAAGTGATAGCAGGACGTATTTCATCGCAAGCAACAATTCAAGGGTATTTGGAAAACGGAGAAATCGCGTTTAAAGTCATTGCATAA
- a CDS encoding metal ABC transporter permease, whose translation MEVAIILILTALNCHLVGHILVMRNESMIADALSHSILLGIVLGFFTVRQLNSPLLVVFAALFGVLTILLISRLNQSVKINHDTATGLVFPLFFAIAVILITMYANNVHLDMDMVLMGEIIFAPLSRMDVFGIDVSVTLVKVLINFIGVIIFLCVAYQPLKLYLSNPTHAKLSGVNTSVLSISVMLLVAFTTVMSFDSVGSISVIAFFVAPSLCVLHYVKHYGAFLYLSSLVAIIVSLIGYYVASVFDLTVAGTTTTVALVTVLVLPAILKRLKRNG comes from the coding sequence ATGGAAGTCGCAATAATTTTGATTTTAACGGCACTCAATTGTCATTTAGTCGGACATATTTTAGTGATGCGTAATGAATCCATGATTGCTGATGCGTTGTCACATTCGATTTTATTAGGGATTGTATTAGGTTTTTTTACGGTAAGACAATTAAATTCGCCACTTTTAGTGGTGTTTGCAGCACTGTTTGGTGTGTTGACGATTTTATTGATTAGCCGATTAAATCAATCAGTTAAAATCAATCACGATACGGCGACGGGATTAGTATTTCCTTTGTTTTTTGCCATTGCCGTCATTTTAATTACAATGTATGCGAATAATGTACATTTGGATATGGATATGGTATTGATGGGGGAAATTATTTTTGCTCCACTATCGCGTATGGACGTTTTTGGGATTGATGTATCGGTAACGTTAGTGAAAGTATTGATAAACTTTATCGGTGTCATTATCTTTTTATGTGTGGCGTATCAACCGCTCAAGTTGTATTTAAGTAATCCAACACATGCCAAATTATCGGGTGTCAATACGTCGGTATTATCAATCAGTGTGATGTTATTAGTGGCTTTTACGACCGTCATGTCATTTGATTCAGTCGGTTCGATTAGTGTGATTGCATTTTTCGTTGCGCCGAGTTTATGTGTGTTGCATTATGTGAAGCATTATGGTGCATTTTTGTACTTAAGTAGTTTAGTGGCCATTATTGTTTCATTAATCGGGTATTATGTGGCGAGTGTATTTGATTTAACTGTAGCAGGAACGACAACAACGGTTGCGTTAGTAACAGTGCTTGTTTTACCAGCCATATTGAAACGTTTAAAAAGAAATGGATAA
- a CDS encoding metal ABC transporter permease, producing MSILFDYSFVTVAIGACLLAFCGALVGSLSVLSNQSLIGDTLAHASYPGVIFAYMLTQDRAPIILMCGAIFSGYVSYYLVHYLTDKLNHSYTNALTIISSSFFGLGMVLNQFLQGNAHFSKAAQAGLKNYLFGQAAFIQEDDIWLIVIVSFITIAIFIRYYESFCLYLSDKTFAKLQGVNVSLMKHLSTFMVVLLISVGLKVVGAILMSSFLVAPAVTGMLPSKHFKQSLVIASITAVVSAFIGTYASSTVKGLSTGPAIIIVMSFIALVTFVYHTRREKGGGTWKSQ from the coding sequence ATGTCGATTTTATTTGATTATTCATTTGTGACAGTCGCAATTGGCGCGTGTTTATTAGCGTTTTGTGGTGCTTTAGTTGGCTCTTTGAGTGTGTTGTCGAACCAAAGTTTAATTGGAGATACGCTTGCTCATGCATCATATCCCGGTGTCATTTTTGCGTACATGTTGACCCAAGATAGAGCGCCCATCATTTTAATGTGCGGCGCAATATTTTCTGGGTATGTATCGTATTATTTAGTGCATTATTTAACGGATAAATTAAACCATTCTTATACAAATGCATTGACCATTATATCGTCTAGTTTTTTTGGATTAGGGATGGTGTTAAATCAATTTCTGCAAGGGAATGCGCATTTTTCGAAAGCGGCACAAGCGGGATTGAAAAATTATTTGTTTGGACAAGCAGCCTTTATTCAAGAAGATGATATTTGGCTAATTGTTATTGTATCGTTTATAACCATTGCTATTTTTATCCGCTATTATGAATCGTTTTGTTTATATTTAAGTGATAAAACATTTGCCAAATTACAAGGTGTCAATGTTTCGCTAATGAAGCATTTAAGTACGTTTATGGTTGTTTTACTCATTAGTGTTGGTTTAAAAGTGGTAGGTGCAATTTTAATGAGTAGTTTCTTAGTTGCCCCTGCGGTAACGGGAATGTTGCCAAGCAAGCACTTTAAACAATCGTTAGTAATCGCTTCGATTACGGCGGTAGTAAGTGCATTTATTGGGACATATGCCAGTTCGACTGTCAAAGGGTTATCTACCGGACCAGCGATTATTATCGTAATGTCATTTATAGCGTTAGTCACTTTTGTATACCATACACGCCGTGAAAAAGGAGGTGGCACATGGAAGTCGCAATAA
- a CDS encoding metal ABC transporter ATP-binding protein has protein sequence MQESVITLDGVSLEYGSVVALSDVHLAIPKGSRTAVLGPNGAGKSSLVKAILQLEKIKCGKITLNGKPISLKQISQKVAYVPQSSNTNVQFPATIFDIVLMGRFAFSTHFLKRPTQEDKQIALNALERMQLLELKDRHITQLSGGQKQRVLIARAIAQQADIYILDEPLAGVDVVSEQLIMETLKEFQQEGKTSITIHHDLNTVQKYFDHVVWINQTVIADGSLEDVFNAQLYQQTYHISTDTIFFNEG, from the coding sequence ATGCAAGAAAGCGTTATTACGCTTGATGGCGTCAGCTTAGAATATGGAAGTGTTGTTGCACTTTCCGATGTTCACCTAGCGATTCCTAAAGGATCAAGAACGGCAGTTCTTGGTCCTAACGGAGCTGGGAAAAGTTCGTTAGTCAAAGCGATATTACAATTAGAAAAAATTAAATGTGGCAAAATCACATTAAATGGAAAACCGATTTCATTGAAACAAATTAGTCAAAAAGTTGCTTATGTCCCACAATCGTCTAATACGAATGTGCAATTTCCAGCAACCATTTTTGATATTGTTTTGATGGGACGTTTTGCGTTTAGCACACATTTTTTAAAACGACCAACTCAAGAAGATAAACAAATTGCTTTGAACGCTTTAGAACGCATGCAGTTGCTTGAATTGAAAGACAGACACATTACACAATTGTCTGGTGGGCAAAAGCAACGTGTTTTAATCGCGCGTGCTATCGCACAACAGGCAGATATTTACATTTTGGATGAGCCATTAGCAGGTGTGGACGTTGTCAGTGAGCAACTCATTATGGAAACGCTCAAAGAATTTCAACAAGAAGGCAAGACGTCGATCACAATTCACCACGATTTAAACACCGTTCAAAAATATTTTGATCACGTGGTTTGGATTAATCAAACGGTGATTGCCGACGGGTCGTTGGAAGACGTTTTTAATGCACAACTTTACCAACAAACGTACCACATTTCCACTGACACCATCTTTTTTAACGAGGGGTAG
- a CDS encoding zinc ABC transporter substrate-binding protein codes for MKKIWLILAGVLLLVGCTTQNAPANTSNQSTKPNVTVTTSFLKDMVKQLAGDAVTVESLIPAGEDPHLYIAKASDLKKLQNAKLVLYHGLHFEGKMVDALEKSGTAVSKEFPKDQLQTLDEDGEVVTDPHFWFNIKLYKLAVETASKELVKLLPNEADKIKANTTAYLKQLDELDAWIKAELAKIPEETRYLITPHDAFNYFSKAYGVSVHAPQGVSTDSEVDNKAMIETVDLIIAKKVKAIFAESTTNPERMEKLKAAVEAKGGSVTVVRGDGEELLSDSLAPEGEKGDTYIEMYKHNINLMVKYLK; via the coding sequence ATGAAAAAAATATGGTTAATATTAGCAGGTGTGTTATTATTAGTAGGATGTACCACTCAAAATGCACCAGCTAACACATCAAATCAATCAACAAAGCCAAATGTAACTGTAACGACATCGTTTTTAAAAGATATGGTGAAGCAACTGGCAGGCGATGCGGTAACGGTAGAGTCGTTAATTCCGGCGGGAGAAGACCCACATTTATACATTGCTAAAGCAAGCGATTTGAAAAAATTACAAAATGCTAAATTAGTGTTGTATCATGGGTTACATTTTGAAGGAAAAATGGTAGACGCGTTAGAAAAATCAGGTACGGCGGTATCAAAAGAATTTCCAAAAGACCAATTGCAAACGTTAGACGAAGATGGCGAAGTTGTAACTGACCCACATTTCTGGTTTAATATTAAGTTATATAAACTAGCTGTAGAAACTGCAAGTAAAGAATTGGTGAAATTATTGCCGAATGAAGCAGATAAAATTAAAGCTAATACAACGGCATACTTGAAACAATTGGATGAATTAGATGCGTGGATTAAAGCAGAATTAGCAAAAATTCCAGAAGAAACACGTTATTTAATTACACCGCACGATGCATTTAATTACTTTTCAAAAGCATACGGTGTGAGTGTACACGCACCACAAGGTGTCAGCACGGACTCTGAAGTTGATAACAAAGCAATGATTGAAACCGTTGATTTAATTATTGCTAAAAAAGTTAAAGCCATTTTTGCTGAATCCACAACAAATCCTGAACGTATGGAAAAATTAAAAGCGGCGGTCGAAGCTAAAGGTGGTAGCGTAACGGTTGTTCGTGGAGACGGCGAAGAGTTATTGTCTGATTCATTAGCCCCAGAAGGCGAAAAGGGAGATACATACATCGAAATGTATAAACATAACATTAATTTAATGGTAAAATATTTAAAATAA
- the mfd gene encoding transcription-repair coupling factor, with the protein MTLINGEIMSTGLEQFKKVGLQQDGLLVTGLSGSAKVFAVCETLQQKRETVVYITPNMLSATQAYDDFNQMAGDLPVMLYPVEESVFAQYSVASPELKAQRIQVLHFLLSNEPGIVIVPQAGVTQLLSPVENVKKHNVQLSVGQDYDVTALQRQLIEMGYHKEAMVESPGQFSVRGGIVDIYELSSDTPLRIEFFDIEIDSIRQFDPQTQKSIQTLQDVTILPAREIVWNADSLKKASTRLNTVKDTALTKIKDEQVASSLDVFLTHLATRLSLGELPENVELYTDILFEKPATLLDYAPNKALIIIDDYARIIEQDKAEQMEVAEFLTQKVNDAIALPTQRLKKSIKEVLSTNTLRKIYLSHLSKGLGRLKFSQIIECAYRSVPQFFSQMPLIKTELERLVKQGYTVTIPLSDHKRVEKVAAIFDDFGMSHVLSDYTQLTPQTINLVVGPLHNGFELPQDKFALFTDRELFNKVTKSVAKRQNLNNAERLKSYSELSVGDYVVHVSHGVGQYKGMETLDINGVKQDYMSIVYQDGASLFIPVTQIHLVQKYVASDGKDPKVNKLGGTEWAKTKKKVAKKIEDIADELIALYAEREKQVGFAFSKDDTQQREFEESFAYAETPDQLRSVAEIKKDMESNKPMDRLLVGDVGYGKTEVAIRAMFKAVQDGKQVALLVPTTVLAQQHFMTLQQRFENYPVNIGLLSRFRTKKQQDETIERLKKGTVDIVVGTHRVVSKDVDFKDLGLVVIDEEQRFGVKHKERLKQLKTQVDVLTLTATPIPRTLHMSMLGVRDLSVIETPPANRFPVQTYVLEHNWSLVKDGIERELARNGQVFYLHNRVDTITKTAETIRNLVPQARVAHAHGQMSELELENVLMDFMNGVYDVLVTTTIIETGVDLPNVNTLFIEHADRMGLSQLYQLRGRVGRTNRIAYAYFMYQEDKAMSETGEKRLEAIKEFTQLGAGFKIAMRDLSIRGAGNLLGQQQSGFIDSVGFDLYSQMLQEAVEFKKTGVQKVEKSVEIDLGITAYIPSTYVSDERQKIDLYKRIRTIQSVEDYHSLQDDFIDRFGDYPQEVADLMAIGMIKYYAEKQGVEKIKRLGNAIRVTYDKETSSRLTGPNIFEQLSKTKLKASVEQNNQQFVIQLTVTGMESYAYLDELMRYLTID; encoded by the coding sequence ATCACTTTAATTAATGGAGAAATTATGTCAACTGGATTAGAACAATTTAAAAAAGTTGGCTTACAGCAAGATGGACTCTTAGTGACTGGCTTAAGTGGCAGCGCTAAGGTTTTTGCTGTTTGTGAAACTTTACAACAAAAACGTGAAACGGTGGTGTACATTACCCCCAATATGTTATCAGCTACGCAAGCGTATGATGACTTTAATCAAATGGCGGGGGATTTACCCGTCATGTTATACCCTGTTGAAGAGAGTGTGTTTGCACAATATAGTGTGGCATCTCCGGAATTAAAAGCCCAACGTATTCAAGTGTTACATTTTTTATTGTCAAATGAACCCGGAATCGTCATTGTACCGCAAGCGGGTGTGACACAATTGTTGTCTCCCGTAGAAAATGTTAAAAAACATAACGTTCAGTTAAGCGTTGGCCAAGATTATGACGTTACCGCATTGCAACGTCAATTAATTGAGATGGGATACCATAAAGAAGCAATGGTGGAATCGCCGGGGCAATTTAGTGTGCGTGGTGGCATTGTCGATATTTATGAATTGTCTAGTGACACGCCGTTACGTATTGAGTTTTTTGATATTGAAATTGATTCCATTCGTCAATTTGATCCGCAAACACAAAAATCAATTCAAACGTTACAAGACGTTACCATTTTACCCGCTCGTGAAATTGTGTGGAATGCGGATTCCTTAAAGAAAGCTTCAACGCGGTTAAATACGGTAAAAGACACCGCCTTAACGAAAATAAAAGATGAACAAGTTGCATCTAGTTTAGATGTCTTTTTGACCCATCTAGCAACAAGATTGTCACTTGGCGAATTACCGGAAAATGTAGAGTTGTATACCGATATTTTATTTGAAAAACCAGCAACGTTATTAGATTATGCACCTAACAAAGCATTAATCATTATTGATGACTACGCCCGTATTATCGAACAAGATAAAGCGGAACAAATGGAAGTAGCAGAGTTTTTAACGCAAAAAGTAAACGATGCGATTGCTCTGCCAACACAGCGGTTAAAGAAAAGTATTAAAGAGGTATTATCGACAAACACTTTACGAAAAATATACTTATCCCATTTGTCAAAAGGGCTAGGCCGTTTAAAATTTTCACAAATTATTGAATGTGCCTACCGTAGCGTACCGCAATTTTTCTCACAAATGCCCTTAATTAAAACCGAATTGGAGCGGTTAGTCAAACAAGGCTACACCGTTACAATTCCGTTGAGTGATCATAAGCGGGTAGAAAAAGTAGCGGCTATTTTTGATGATTTTGGTATGTCACACGTACTGTCTGACTATACGCAGTTAACACCACAAACCATCAATTTAGTAGTGGGACCACTGCATAACGGGTTCGAATTGCCGCAAGATAAATTTGCGCTATTTACGGATCGAGAGTTATTTAACAAAGTGACAAAATCAGTGGCAAAACGCCAAAACTTAAATAATGCGGAACGGTTGAAAAGCTATTCGGAGTTATCCGTTGGTGATTATGTTGTGCATGTTTCGCATGGTGTGGGTCAATATAAAGGTATGGAGACGCTAGATATTAACGGCGTCAAACAAGATTACATGTCTATTGTGTATCAAGATGGTGCGAGTTTGTTTATTCCGGTAACACAAATTCACTTAGTACAAAAATATGTTGCTAGTGATGGAAAAGACCCGAAAGTGAATAAATTGGGTGGTACCGAATGGGCAAAAACGAAGAAAAAAGTCGCGAAAAAAATTGAAGATATTGCCGATGAGTTGATTGCGCTTTATGCCGAACGTGAAAAGCAAGTTGGTTTCGCTTTTTCAAAAGATGATACGCAACAAAGAGAGTTTGAAGAGTCGTTTGCCTATGCGGAAACGCCAGATCAGTTGCGCAGTGTTGCTGAAATTAAAAAGGATATGGAAAGTAACAAGCCAATGGATCGCTTGTTAGTTGGAGATGTCGGTTATGGTAAAACAGAAGTTGCCATTCGTGCGATGTTTAAAGCGGTACAAGATGGTAAACAAGTAGCACTTCTTGTACCCACAACCGTTTTAGCGCAACAACATTTTATGACGTTGCAACAACGTTTTGAAAATTACCCCGTTAATATTGGTTTATTAAGTCGTTTCCGTACGAAAAAGCAACAAGATGAAACGATTGAACGATTGAAAAAAGGAACGGTAGATATTGTTGTAGGTACACATCGTGTTGTTTCAAAAGACGTTGATTTCAAAGATTTAGGTTTGGTTGTCATTGACGAAGAACAACGATTCGGTGTTAAACATAAGGAACGTTTAAAACAACTGAAAACGCAAGTTGATGTGTTGACGCTAACCGCAACACCAATTCCGCGTACGTTACACATGTCCATGCTTGGTGTTCGCGATTTATCCGTTATTGAAACACCGCCGGCTAACCGCTTCCCCGTACAAACGTACGTTTTAGAACACAATTGGTCGCTTGTTAAAGATGGCATTGAGCGTGAATTGGCTCGAAATGGTCAAGTATTTTATTTACACAACCGCGTCGATACGATTACGAAAACGGCAGAAACGATTCGCAACCTTGTTCCCCAAGCACGCGTCGCACATGCACACGGGCAGATGAGCGAATTGGAACTTGAAAATGTACTCATGGATTTTATGAACGGTGTTTATGATGTGTTAGTGACAACTACCATTATTGAAACAGGTGTCGACCTGCCAAATGTCAACACGCTGTTTATTGAACACGCAGACCGCATGGGATTGTCGCAGTTGTATCAATTACGTGGTCGTGTCGGTCGTACCAATCGAATTGCGTACGCCTACTTTATGTATCAAGAAGACAAGGCAATGAGTGAAACAGGTGAGAAACGATTAGAAGCCATTAAAGAATTTACGCAACTTGGTGCCGGCTTTAAAATTGCCATGCGCGATTTATCGATTCGTGGTGCGGGTAATTTACTCGGGCAACAACAAAGTGGTTTTATTGATTCGGTTGGTTTTGACTTGTACTCGCAAATGTTGCAAGAGGCAGTTGAATTTAAAAAGACGGGTGTGCAAAAGGTAGAAAAATCAGTGGAAATTGATTTAGGGATAACGGCATACATTCCGTCTACATACGTTAGTGACGAACGCCAAAAAATTGATTTATACAAACGGATTCGTACCATTCAATCCGTAGAAGATTATCACAGTTTACAAGATGATTTTATTGATCGTTTTGGTGATTACCCGCAAGAAGTTGCCGATTTAATGGCGATTGGCATGATTAAATATTATGCCGAAAAACAAGGTGTTGAAAAAATTAAACGTTTAGGCAATGCCATTCGCGTGACGTACGATAAAGAAACATCTTCTCGTTTAACGGGGCCAAATATTTTTGAACAACTGTCTAAAACGAAGTTAAAGGCGAGTGTTGAACAAAATAATCAGCAATTCGTGATTCAGCTGACGGTCACTGGCATGGAAAGTTATGCCTATTTAGATGAATTGATGCGCTATTTGACCATAGATTAA